A genomic window from Agreia sp. COWG includes:
- a CDS encoding non-heme iron oxygenase ferredoxin subunit, with translation MASELICNVSDLTENEAVRVVIDGVAIALVKDSSGECHAIGDTCTHGDISLAEGFVDSDTLECWAHGSKFSLTSGKPLTLPAFEPVPVYELTIIDGEVYIDPTKTKEIV, from the coding sequence GTGGCCTCCGAACTCATCTGCAACGTATCCGACCTGACCGAGAACGAGGCGGTGCGTGTTGTCATCGACGGCGTCGCGATCGCACTGGTCAAAGATTCGTCTGGCGAGTGCCACGCCATCGGCGACACCTGCACCCACGGCGACATCTCGCTCGCCGAGGGTTTCGTCGATTCCGACACACTCGAGTGCTGGGCCCACGGCTCAAAGTTCTCACTCACCAGCGGCAAGCCGCTCACCCTTCCGGCCTTCGAGCCTGTTCCGGTGTACGAGCTCACCATCATCGATGGCGAGGTCTACATCGACCCGACCAAAACGAAAGAGATTGTGTAG